A region from the Salicibibacter cibarius genome encodes:
- a CDS encoding putative DNA-binding protein, with protein sequence MLEKTMRMNALFDFYHPLLTEKQRDYLQLYYYDDYSLGEISEYFDVSRQAVYDNIRRSEEMLEAYEAKLQLDERYRRRQHLYQKLRREADSSASPVFFSIVDELERSEE encoded by the coding sequence GTGCTGGAAAAAACGATGCGCATGAACGCGCTTTTTGATTTTTATCATCCGCTCTTAACTGAAAAGCAACGCGACTATTTGCAGCTTTATTATTATGATGATTACTCACTCGGGGAGATTTCCGAGTACTTTGACGTGAGCCGCCAAGCCGTTTACGATAACATCCGGCGCAGTGAAGAAATGCTGGAAGCGTATGAAGCGAAATTACAGCTCGACGAACGGTACCGCCGGCGCCAACACCTATACCAAAAACTTCGCCGAGAAGCCGATTCGTCCGCATCACCGGTTTTTTTTTCCATCGTAGACGAATTGGAACGATCTGAAGAATAG
- a CDS encoding NERD domain-containing protein, translating to MILKPREVPAELKTLRLLRPRMPLPDEQRYLYLEKGFKGEQQLDAWLEDLTTDCFVINDLLLNQNRNFFQIDKMLILQETIYLLESKYSKGDFFIVDDKWKAMSGIEIQDPRLQLKRSETLLRKLLHQHRLNFPVESTLVFTHSEFYLYNAPPQLPAVFPNQIHRFLETLNRLDSKMTHKHNKLAEKLLALHVHDNPHTQFPDYNYHELKKGVVCANCRSFMADKGVNWACAKCEYEEDNKTAIMRSIEEYKCLFPDRKITTNNIYDWCGMTSSKKKINRILTNNFTRVGHGNASYYVD from the coding sequence ATGATTCTCAAACCCCGCGAAGTCCCCGCCGAATTAAAAACGCTGCGACTGTTACGCCCCCGAATGCCCCTTCCCGATGAACAGCGCTATCTCTATCTTGAGAAAGGTTTTAAAGGCGAGCAACAATTAGATGCTTGGTTGGAAGACTTAACGACTGACTGCTTTGTAATCAACGACCTTTTATTGAACCAAAACCGTAATTTTTTTCAAATCGATAAGATGCTTATTTTGCAAGAAACGATTTATCTTTTGGAGTCAAAATATTCCAAAGGTGATTTTTTCATCGTTGACGACAAATGGAAAGCAATGTCCGGCATAGAGATCCAAGACCCCCGGCTCCAACTAAAGCGGAGCGAAACCCTCTTGCGAAAATTACTTCACCAACATCGACTGAATTTCCCGGTTGAATCCACGCTCGTTTTTACCCATTCCGAATTTTATCTGTACAATGCGCCTCCTCAACTTCCTGCCGTTTTCCCAAACCAAATCCATCGCTTTCTGGAAACATTAAACCGCCTAGATTCTAAAATGACTCATAAACATAATAAGCTCGCTGAAAAATTACTGGCATTGCATGTGCATGACAACCCGCATACACAATTTCCCGACTACAATTATCATGAACTGAAAAAAGGAGTGGTTTGTGCAAACTGCCGTTCTTTTATGGCTGATAAGGGTGTAAATTGGGCATGTGCCAAATGCGAATATGAAGAAGACAATAAAACAGCGATCATGAGAAGCATTGAGGAATACAAATGTCTATTTCCGGATCGAAAAATAACCACAAACAATATTTATGATTGGTGTGGCATGACAAGCTCCAAAAAGAAAATCAACAGAATTTTAACGAATAATTTCACCCGCGTGGGCCATGGGAACGCCTCCTATTATGTCGATTAA
- a CDS encoding KH domain-containing protein yields MLKELVVTIARSLVDHPDDVAVQEEDVDGMTVFTLSVHEEDIGKVIGKNGRVANAIRNVLTAANRNQGKVRLNIAD; encoded by the coding sequence ATGTTAAAAGAACTCGTCGTAACGATTGCCCGTTCATTGGTCGACCATCCGGATGACGTCGCTGTTCAGGAAGAAGACGTCGATGGCATGACCGTGTTCACCCTATCTGTCCACGAGGAAGATATTGGGAAAGTCATTGGCAAAAATGGAAGAGTCGCGAACGCGATTCGAAATGTGTTAACGGCGGCAAACAGAAATCAAGGCAAAGTCCGGCTTAATATTGCTGATTAA
- the rimM gene encoding ribosome maturation factor RimM (Essential for efficient processing of 16S rRNA), with amino-acid sequence MTASATDYYEVGKIVNTHGFTGEVRVIATTDFPEERFADGSELRAVKENGDKETLEVRAHRKHKQFDLLMFQGYETKEDAERLKNAILEIHASMRASLPENEFYYSEIIGIDVFTEDGESLGKVKEILAPGANDVWVVEGNGKEILLPYTSEVVQMIDVEKRRVTVHLLEGLIDE; translated from the coding sequence ATGACAGCGTCCGCCACTGATTACTACGAAGTTGGAAAAATTGTCAATACACACGGGTTCACCGGAGAAGTGCGCGTCATTGCCACGACCGATTTTCCCGAAGAACGGTTTGCCGACGGCTCCGAGTTGCGTGCGGTGAAAGAAAACGGGGACAAGGAAACGCTTGAAGTGCGCGCGCATCGCAAACATAAACAATTCGATCTGCTTATGTTTCAAGGATATGAAACGAAGGAGGATGCCGAACGCTTAAAAAACGCGATTCTTGAGATCCATGCTTCCATGCGTGCGTCCTTGCCGGAAAACGAATTTTACTATAGTGAAATCATCGGGATAGATGTTTTTACGGAAGATGGCGAGTCGCTCGGAAAGGTAAAAGAAATTTTAGCCCCCGGCGCCAACGATGTTTGGGTTGTCGAAGGCAACGGGAAAGAGATTCTGCTCCCGTACACATCCGAGGTCGTGCAGATGATTGATGTGGAAAAAAGGCGCGTAACCGTTCATTTGCTGGAAGGGCTGATTGATGAATGA
- the ylqF gene encoding ribosome biogenesis GTPase YlqF — MTIQWFPGHMAKATREVQELIKRVDVVVELADARVPQASRNPVLNEILADRPSVLALVKTDMADESVTKAWQHHFEQNGETVVLMNAKHNQGTGKLVQEVKRLAQPKMEALQKKGIQNRSIRAMIVGVPNVGKSTVINRLVGKNQAKTGNKPGVTQGNHWLKVSKQMDLLDTPGILWPKFEDPEVGYKLAITGAIKDERLVYQDVVLYLIQKLREHYPDALKARYNLSELPSEGVELFEAIGRKRGCLIAGGDVDFDQAAEVILRDFRSQKLGPMSLEEPK, encoded by the coding sequence ATGACAATCCAATGGTTTCCGGGCCATATGGCGAAGGCGACGCGCGAAGTCCAGGAACTGATCAAACGCGTGGATGTCGTCGTTGAGCTCGCCGATGCCCGCGTCCCGCAGGCGTCGCGGAACCCGGTCCTTAACGAAATCCTTGCCGACCGCCCGAGCGTGCTCGCGCTCGTGAAAACGGACATGGCTGATGAATCCGTCACAAAAGCATGGCAGCACCATTTCGAACAAAACGGCGAAACCGTTGTCCTCATGAACGCCAAGCATAATCAAGGCACCGGCAAACTCGTTCAAGAAGTGAAACGGCTCGCTCAACCGAAAATGGAAGCCCTGCAAAAAAAAGGCATTCAAAACCGCTCCATCCGCGCGATGATCGTCGGCGTCCCAAACGTCGGCAAATCAACGGTCATTAATCGCCTCGTCGGCAAAAACCAGGCGAAAACGGGCAACAAACCGGGCGTGACGCAGGGCAATCATTGGCTGAAGGTAAGCAAGCAGATGGATCTTCTCGACACCCCCGGCATCCTCTGGCCGAAATTCGAAGATCCCGAGGTTGGCTACAAGCTTGCCATCACCGGCGCGATCAAAGATGAACGCCTCGTCTATCAAGACGTCGTCCTTTATCTTATCCAAAAGCTGCGCGAACACTATCCTGACGCTTTGAAGGCGCGCTACAATTTGTCCGAGCTACCGAGCGAAGGCGTGGAACTTTTTGAAGCGATCGGCCGAAAACGAGGGTGCCTCATCGCCGGCGGAGATGTGGATTTTGACCAGGCGGCGGAAGTGATCCTCCGCGATTTCCGCTCGCAAAAACTTGGCCCAATGTCACTGGAAGAACCAAAATAA
- a CDS encoding YlqD family protein: MRIEKNVLVRHVLTEDYREKLLKKIGSEKERLNTEIEQLRFQYQKQLKEQTGRNKSAIDAKYNGEINKRGQRIESLNFRESKVKTLPEGSLVTGEKVQRFTDVQVGDRWSAHRLEDEIIIEDDIVREIRSKGEDEDDSVRH, translated from the coding sequence GTGAGAATTGAAAAAAATGTACTCGTTCGCCACGTCCTGACCGAAGATTATCGGGAGAAGCTTTTAAAAAAAATAGGTTCTGAAAAAGAGCGCTTGAACACTGAAATCGAACAGTTGCGGTTTCAGTATCAAAAACAGCTAAAAGAACAGACGGGCCGCAATAAATCTGCCATTGATGCCAAATACAATGGCGAGATCAATAAACGCGGCCAACGGATCGAAAGCTTGAATTTCAGGGAAAGCAAAGTGAAAACATTGCCTGAAGGTTCGCTCGTCACCGGGGAAAAGGTGCAAAGATTTACGGATGTTCAGGTCGGGGATCGTTGGTCGGCGCACCGGCTGGAAGATGAAATTATTATTGAGGATGACATCGTTCGCGAGATTCGTTCCAAAGGAGAAGACGAGGATGACAGCGTCCGCCACTGA
- the rplS gene encoding 50S ribosomal protein L19: protein MSNLIREVNKSQLKNDLPNFRPGDTVAVHVKVVEGTRERVQVFQGVVLKRRGSSVSETFTVRKATSGIGIERTFPVHSPIIDKIEVKRRGRVRQARLYYLRKLQGKAARVKELR from the coding sequence ATGAGCAATTTGATCCGGGAAGTAAATAAATCTCAATTAAAAAATGACCTCCCTAACTTTCGGCCGGGAGATACGGTAGCCGTTCACGTAAAAGTTGTGGAAGGAACCCGTGAGCGTGTTCAGGTATTCCAAGGCGTAGTTTTAAAACGCCGCGGAAGTTCCGTGAGCGAAACGTTCACTGTCCGCAAGGCTACATCCGGGATTGGCATTGAACGGACATTCCCTGTCCATTCCCCAATCATTGACAAAATCGAAGTGAAACGCCGCGGCCGCGTCCGCCAAGCAAGGCTTTACTACTTGCGCAAGCTCCAAGGAAAAGCCGCGCGTGTTAAGGAACTTCGTTAA
- the ffh gene encoding signal recognition particle protein — MAFEGLAERLQATMSKIKGKGKVSEADVKEMAREVRLALLEADVNFKVVKQFVNRIKERAVGQEVMKSLTPGQQVIKVVNEELTELMGKEESKLAVADKAPTIIMMVGLQGSGKTTTAAKLANHLRKEKNRNPMLVAADVYRPAAIDQLQTLGKQLDMPVFSKGTEANPVDIVREGVEQAKAENHDYVLLDTAGRLHVDEALMDELQQMSDKVRPHEVLLVVDAMTGQDAVNVAEQFNEQLPVSGVVLTKLDGDTRGGAALSIRAVTDQPIKFAGMGEKIDQLETFHPERMASRILGMGDMLSLIEKAQTNVDEERAKELEKKMRNADLTFEDFLEQLEQVKSMGPMEDILSMIPGAGKMKGMKNMQLDESQIGRVEAIVRSMTKAEKQDPKLMNASRKRRIAKGSGTSVQDVNKLLKQFEDMKKMMKQMSSMGGGKKKGKGGMQLPFMR, encoded by the coding sequence ATGGCCTTTGAAGGTTTAGCCGAGCGTTTGCAGGCGACGATGTCGAAGATTAAAGGCAAAGGGAAGGTCAGCGAAGCGGACGTGAAAGAAATGGCGCGGGAAGTCCGCCTGGCGCTTCTTGAAGCCGATGTGAACTTCAAAGTCGTCAAGCAGTTTGTGAATCGCATCAAGGAACGCGCGGTCGGGCAAGAGGTAATGAAAAGTTTGACTCCCGGCCAGCAAGTCATTAAGGTTGTCAACGAAGAATTGACAGAGCTGATGGGAAAAGAAGAAAGCAAACTGGCGGTCGCCGATAAAGCGCCAACGATTATCATGATGGTCGGCCTCCAAGGGTCCGGAAAAACGACGACCGCCGCGAAACTGGCCAACCATTTGCGCAAGGAAAAAAATCGCAATCCAATGCTCGTTGCCGCTGACGTTTATCGTCCGGCGGCCATCGATCAGTTGCAAACCCTCGGGAAGCAATTGGATATGCCTGTTTTTTCCAAAGGTACCGAAGCCAACCCCGTCGATATCGTCCGGGAAGGGGTCGAGCAGGCGAAAGCAGAGAACCATGATTATGTGCTCCTCGATACCGCTGGGCGTTTGCACGTGGATGAAGCGCTGATGGACGAGTTGCAGCAAATGAGTGACAAGGTCCGCCCTCATGAAGTGCTGCTCGTCGTTGATGCCATGACGGGTCAAGATGCGGTGAATGTCGCGGAACAGTTCAACGAACAACTTCCTGTCTCCGGTGTGGTGCTCACGAAATTGGACGGCGATACCCGCGGCGGTGCTGCCCTTTCCATCCGCGCGGTCACGGACCAGCCGATCAAATTTGCCGGGATGGGCGAGAAAATCGACCAGTTGGAAACGTTCCACCCCGAACGCATGGCGTCCAGGATTCTCGGGATGGGGGACATGCTTTCGCTCATCGAAAAAGCGCAAACGAATGTGGATGAAGAGCGTGCCAAAGAATTGGAAAAGAAAATGCGCAATGCCGATCTCACGTTTGAAGATTTTCTGGAACAGCTGGAACAAGTGAAAAGCATGGGGCCGATGGAAGACATCCTCAGCATGATCCCTGGCGCGGGCAAGATGAAAGGCATGAAAAACATGCAGCTGGATGAAAGCCAAATCGGCCGTGTCGAAGCCATCGTGCGCTCGATGACGAAAGCGGAAAAACAGGATCCGAAACTGATGAACGCGAGTCGCAAACGCCGGATTGCAAAGGGCAGCGGAACGTCGGTGCAAGACGTGAACAAACTGCTCAAGCAATTCGAAGACATGAAAAAAATGATGAAGCAAATGTCGTCGATGGGCGGCGGCAAAAAGAAAGGCAAAGGCGGCATGCAATTGCCGTTTATGCGCTGA
- the rpsP gene encoding 30S ribosomal protein S16, with the protein MATKIRLKRMGSKKRPFYRVVVAESSAPRDGRFIEEIGTYNPLTEPSDFQVNEEKALKWMLDGAKPSDTVRNLFTTRGLMEKLHQTKNGK; encoded by the coding sequence ATGGCTACAAAAATTCGTTTAAAAAGAATGGGATCGAAGAAACGGCCTTTTTACCGTGTCGTTGTCGCGGAGTCAAGCGCGCCGAGAGACGGCCGTTTCATTGAAGAGATCGGGACGTACAATCCGCTCACGGAACCGAGTGATTTTCAAGTGAATGAAGAAAAGGCGCTCAAATGGATGCTCGACGGCGCGAAACCATCAGACACCGTTCGCAATCTCTTTACGACCCGCGGGCTGATGGAAAAGCTCCATCAAACGAAAAACGGTAAGTAG
- the trmD gene encoding tRNA (guanosine(37)-N1)-methyltransferase TrmD, with amino-acid sequence MKINFLTLFPEMFEGVTNSSIWKQARDKGAVDYTVTDFRAYSDNKHNKVDDYPYGGGAGMVLRAQPIVDAVEDVRGGGDARVVMLCPQGTPFSQQKAGELAKEEALILVCGHYEGYDERIRSVVTDEISIGDYVLTGGELPAMIIADSVIRLLPGVLGNESSAQEESFTDGLLEHPHYTRPADFRGMDVPEVLLSGNHAHIEEWRRKESLRRTWERRPDLLEARELDDDEREWLRKFENE; translated from the coding sequence ATGAAGATCAATTTTCTCACGCTTTTTCCGGAAATGTTTGAAGGTGTTACCAACTCTTCCATATGGAAACAAGCCAGGGATAAAGGTGCGGTTGATTATACAGTCACCGATTTTCGCGCCTATTCGGACAATAAGCACAACAAAGTCGACGACTATCCGTACGGCGGAGGCGCCGGAATGGTGTTGCGCGCCCAACCGATTGTGGATGCTGTGGAGGATGTTCGGGGCGGGGGCGATGCCCGTGTCGTGATGCTTTGTCCGCAAGGGACGCCGTTTTCGCAGCAAAAAGCCGGGGAGCTGGCAAAAGAGGAAGCGTTGATCCTCGTTTGCGGGCATTACGAAGGTTATGACGAACGCATTCGCTCCGTCGTGACCGACGAAATATCCATTGGCGATTATGTGCTTACGGGAGGCGAGCTCCCGGCAATGATCATTGCCGACAGCGTCATCCGTTTACTCCCGGGTGTCCTCGGCAACGAAAGCTCGGCGCAAGAGGAATCATTTACAGACGGGCTGTTGGAGCACCCGCACTACACACGTCCCGCCGATTTTCGCGGCATGGACGTGCCGGAGGTGTTGCTGTCTGGCAATCACGCGCATATTGAAGAATGGCGGCGGAAGGAATCATTGCGACGTACGTGGGAGCGGCGCCCCGATTTGCTGGAGGCGCGCGAGCTGGATGACGATGAACGGGAATGGTTGCGGAAGTTTGAGAACGAATAA